One Polynucleobacter sp. MG-5-Ahmo-C2 genomic window carries:
- the rpsS gene encoding 30S ribosomal protein S19 has product MTRSAKKGPFCEASLVNKVEVAQANKDKKPIKTWSRRSTILPDFIGLTIAVHNGRQHVPVYVSENMVGHKLGEFALTRTFKGHAADKKVVKK; this is encoded by the coding sequence ATGACACGTTCAGCTAAAAAAGGCCCATTTTGCGAAGCCAGCTTGGTAAATAAAGTTGAAGTCGCACAAGCCAACAAAGACAAGAAGCCGATCAAAACTTGGTCACGCCGTTCAACAATTCTTCCAGACTTTATCGGTCTGACAATTGCTGTACACAACGGTCGTCAACACGTTCCGGTTTATGTATCAGAAAACATGGTGGGTCATAAGTTAGGCGAGTTTGCCTTGACCCGTACTTTCAAAGGTCACGCTGCTGACAAGAAAGTTGTGAAGAAGTAA
- the rplV gene encoding 50S ribosomal protein L22, with translation MMEVKATHKSARISAQKTRLVADQIRGLPIARALNILNFSPKKAAFIVKKVVESAIANAEHNKGADIDELKVSAVIVDKGTSLKRFTARAKGRGNQIEKQTCHISVTLSN, from the coding sequence ATGATGGAAGTTAAAGCTACTCACAAGAGCGCCCGCATTTCAGCGCAAAAGACACGTTTGGTCGCCGACCAAATTCGTGGTTTGCCGATTGCACGCGCATTAAACATTTTGAATTTCAGCCCCAAGAAAGCTGCCTTCATTGTGAAAAAAGTAGTTGAATCAGCGATTGCAAATGCTGAACACAATAAAGGTGCCGACATTGATGAGCTCAAGGTATCGGCGGTAATCGTTGATAAAGGTACATCCTTGAAGCGTTTCACTGCGCGCGCTAAGGGCCGTGGCAATCAAATCGAAAAACAAACTTGTCACATTAGCGTGACCTTGAGTAACTAA
- the rpsC gene encoding 30S ribosomal protein S3, which yields MGQKINPTGFRLAVTKNWTSRWYANNTDFAKMLKEDVDVRIYLKKKLKNASVSKVVIERPAKNARITIYSSRPGVVIGKKGEDIEVLRRELQKRMGVPVHVNIEEIRKPEVDAQLIADSITQQLEKRIMFRRAMKRAMQSAMRLGAQGIKIMSSGRLNGAEIARREWYREGRVPLHTLKADIDYATSEAETTYGIIGVKVWVYKGDTLGRGAEAQVAAPSTEPAAEEKKTRRAPSKTAARKPAAGTDKPLVAAKPAVKRVRKVEAPAADTQKSGE from the coding sequence ATGGGACAAAAGATAAACCCAACCGGATTCCGACTCGCGGTAACGAAGAATTGGACATCACGTTGGTATGCAAACAATACTGATTTTGCAAAGATGCTGAAAGAGGACGTTGATGTCCGCATCTATCTGAAGAAGAAGTTGAAGAATGCATCTGTTAGCAAAGTAGTGATCGAGCGTCCTGCTAAGAATGCACGCATCACTATCTATAGCTCACGTCCAGGCGTTGTAATCGGTAAAAAAGGCGAAGATATTGAAGTTCTCCGTCGTGAATTACAAAAGCGCATGGGTGTTCCAGTTCACGTCAATATTGAAGAAATTCGTAAGCCAGAAGTTGATGCGCAATTGATTGCTGACTCTATTACTCAACAGTTAGAGAAGCGCATCATGTTCCGTCGTGCAATGAAGCGTGCAATGCAAAGTGCAATGCGTCTTGGCGCGCAAGGCATCAAGATCATGTCATCCGGTCGTTTAAACGGCGCAGAAATTGCTCGTCGCGAATGGTACCGCGAAGGTCGTGTTCCACTTCATACATTGAAGGCGGACATTGACTACGCAACATCAGAAGCTGAAACAACCTACGGCATCATCGGCGTAAAGGTTTGGGTTTACAAAGGCGATACATTGGGTCGTGGTGCAGAAGCTCAAGTAGCTGCTCCATCTACAGAACCAGCTGCCGAAGAAAAGAAAACTCGTCGTGCTCCAAGCAAAACAGCTGCTCGTAAACCAGCTGCTGGCACTGACAAGCCATTAGTTGCTGCTAAACCAGCAGTAAAGCGTGTGCGTAAGGTCGAAGCACCTGCCGCAGATACGCAGAAGTCAGGAGAGTAA
- the rplP gene encoding 50S ribosomal protein L16 → MLQPKRRKYRKEQKGRNTGVATRGSSVAFGDFGLKAVGRGRLTARQIESARRAMTRHIKRGGRIWIRIFPDKPISQKPAEVRMGNGKGNPEYYVAEIQPGKVLYEMDGVDETLAREAFKLAAAKLPLQTTFVIRHLG, encoded by the coding sequence ATGCTACAACCAAAGCGTCGTAAGTATCGTAAGGAACAAAAAGGCCGTAACACTGGCGTGGCAACACGCGGTAGCTCTGTAGCCTTTGGTGACTTTGGATTGAAGGCCGTTGGCCGTGGTCGTTTAACTGCTCGTCAAATCGAGTCGGCACGACGCGCAATGACCCGTCATATTAAACGTGGTGGTCGTATCTGGATTCGTATTTTCCCAGATAAGCCAATTTCACAAAAACCTGCTGAAGTACGTATGGGTAACGGTAAAGGTAACCCAGAGTACTACGTAGCTGAAATTCAACCAGGCAAAGTGCTTTACGAGATGGATGGTGTGGATGAAACTTTGGCGCGCGAAGCTTTCAAGCTTGCTGCCGCTAAATTACCTTTGCAGACCACTTTCGTGATTCGCCACTTAGGTTGA
- the rpmC gene encoding 50S ribosomal protein L29 — protein MKNKELAAKDLTGLNAELTELLKTNFKLRMQKGTQQLTNTSQLGKTKRDIARVKTFITQKTTQK, from the coding sequence ATGAAAAATAAAGAATTAGCAGCTAAAGATCTGACTGGCTTGAACGCAGAATTGACAGAGCTCTTAAAGACTAACTTTAAGCTCCGCATGCAAAAAGGCACTCAGCAACTCACTAATACCAGCCAATTGGGTAAGACTAAACGCGACATCGCTCGTGTAAAGACTTTTATCACCCAAAAGACTACACAGAAATAA
- the rpsQ gene encoding 30S ribosomal protein S17, giving the protein MTELSKPLRRTLVGRVVSDKMQKTVTVLVERQVKHPVIGKYVGQSKKYHAHDEAGTYKMGDTVEIAESKPISRTKSWVVTRLVEGSKGI; this is encoded by the coding sequence ATGACAGAATTATCTAAACCCTTACGCCGCACCCTTGTGGGCCGCGTTGTTAGCGACAAAATGCAAAAAACTGTGACGGTGTTAGTTGAGCGTCAAGTTAAGCATCCAGTGATTGGTAAGTATGTTGGCCAGTCCAAAAAGTACCATGCTCATGACGAAGCTGGCACATACAAGATGGGTGATACCGTTGAAATTGCTGAATCTAAGCCAATTTCACGTACTAAATCTTGGGTTGTGACCCGTTTAGTTGAGGGTTCAAAGGGTATTTAA
- the rplN gene encoding 50S ribosomal protein L14, with protein sequence MIQTESRLQVADNTGASEVLCIKVLGGSKRRYASIGDVIKVSVKSAAPRGRVKKGDIYNAVVVRTAKGVRRPDGSLIKFDANAAVLLNAKLEPIGTRIFGPVTRELRTEKFMKIVSLAPEVI encoded by the coding sequence ATGATACAAACCGAAAGTAGATTGCAGGTCGCCGATAACACAGGCGCCAGTGAAGTTTTGTGCATCAAGGTATTGGGCGGCTCTAAGCGTCGTTACGCCAGTATCGGTGATGTCATCAAAGTCAGCGTTAAGTCAGCTGCTCCACGTGGCCGTGTAAAAAAAGGCGATATTTATAACGCTGTTGTAGTGAGAACAGCTAAGGGTGTTCGCCGTCCAGACGGTTCATTGATTAAGTTCGATGCAAACGCTGCGGTATTGCTCAACGCTAAGTTAGAGCCAATTGGCACACGTATCTTCGGACCAGTGACACGCGAATTGCGTACTGAGAAGTTCATGAAGATCGTTTCTCTCGCCCCCGAAGTGATTTAA
- the rplX gene encoding 50S ribosomal protein L24: MKKIRKGDSVVLLTGRDKGKQGTVTAVLENKLVIEGVNIYKKSVKPNPAAGVTGGMIDKTMPVHISNVAVVDGNGKPSRVGIKLVDGKKQRFLKTTGATLSA, from the coding sequence ATGAAAAAGATTCGTAAAGGTGATTCCGTAGTTTTGTTGACTGGCCGCGATAAAGGCAAGCAAGGAACTGTAACGGCCGTTCTCGAGAACAAATTAGTGATCGAAGGCGTAAATATTTATAAAAAGAGCGTTAAGCCAAACCCAGCTGCAGGTGTAACCGGCGGCATGATTGACAAGACTATGCCTGTTCACATTTCTAATGTGGCTGTGGTTGACGGTAACGGCAAACCATCACGTGTTGGTATCAAACTCGTTGACGGTAAAAAGCAGCGTTTCCTCAAAACCACTGGCGCAACTTTAAGCGCATAA
- the rplE gene encoding 50S ribosomal protein L5 produces MSTRFQEHYQEKVVADLIAKFGYKSVMEVPRITKVTLNMGLGDAVNDKKIIENAVGDLTKVAGQKPVVTKAKKAIAGFKIRQGYPIGAMVTLRGSRMYEFLDRFVTVALPRVRDFRGISGKAFDGRGNYNIGVKEQIIFPEIEYDKIDALRGLNISITTTAKTDEEAKALLAAFKFPFRN; encoded by the coding sequence ATGAGCACACGTTTCCAAGAACACTACCAAGAAAAAGTTGTTGCTGATTTGATTGCCAAGTTTGGTTACAAGTCGGTAATGGAAGTTCCACGTATCACCAAGGTTACCCTGAACATGGGCTTGGGCGATGCGGTGAATGACAAGAAAATTATCGAAAATGCAGTGGGTGATTTAACTAAAGTTGCGGGCCAAAAGCCAGTAGTAACTAAAGCTAAAAAAGCGATTGCTGGATTCAAAATTCGTCAAGGCTACCCAATCGGTGCCATGGTGACATTGCGTGGTTCACGCATGTACGAATTCTTGGATCGTTTCGTTACTGTTGCATTGCCACGCGTACGTGACTTCCGCGGTATCTCTGGCAAAGCATTTGATGGCCGTGGTAACTACAACATTGGCGTTAAAGAACAGATCATTTTCCCTGAAATCGAATACGACAAAATTGATGCCCTCCGTGGCCTCAACATCAGTATTACGACGACTGCTAAAACCGACGAAGAAGCAAAAGCTTTGTTGGCAGCATTCAAATTCCCTTTCCGCAATTAA
- the rpsN gene encoding 30S ribosomal protein S14, translating to MAKLSLIERENKRAKTVEKYAVKRAELKAIIADQSRSDEERYEARLKLQALPRNASPIRQRNRCSLTGRPRGTFRKFGLARSKIREIAFRGEIPGLTKASW from the coding sequence GTGGCAAAACTATCCCTAATTGAGCGCGAGAATAAGCGCGCTAAAACTGTAGAGAAGTACGCTGTAAAGCGTGCCGAACTGAAAGCAATCATTGCTGATCAATCACGCAGCGATGAAGAGCGCTACGAAGCTCGCTTGAAACTACAGGCACTTCCACGTAACGCAAGCCCGATTCGTCAAAGAAATCGTTGTTCATTAACCGGTCGCCCACGTGGCACATTCCGTAAGTTCGGTTTGGCTCGTAGCAAGATTCGTGAAATCGCCTTCCGCGGCGAAATCCCCGGTTTAACCAAGGCCAGCTGGTAA
- the rpsH gene encoding 30S ribosomal protein S8 has product MSISDPIADMLTRIRNAQAVQKPLVTMPSSKVKVAIAKVLQDEGYIESFEIKGEAAKPVLHIDLKYYAGRPVIERIDRVSTPSLRIYKGRHDIPEVMNGLGIAIISTPQGVMTDRKARATGVGGEVICYVA; this is encoded by the coding sequence ATGAGTATCAGCGATCCAATCGCCGACATGTTGACCAGGATCCGCAATGCGCAAGCAGTGCAGAAACCACTAGTCACAATGCCGTCGTCAAAAGTTAAAGTAGCCATCGCAAAAGTTTTGCAAGATGAAGGCTATATCGAAAGTTTTGAAATCAAAGGCGAAGCAGCTAAGCCAGTGCTCCACATTGATCTCAAATACTATGCAGGCCGTCCTGTTATCGAGCGTATTGACCGTGTATCGACGCCAAGTTTACGTATCTATAAAGGCCGTCATGACATTCCAGAAGTAATGAATGGCTTGGGCATTGCAATTATTTCAACCCCTCAAGGCGTAATGACAGACCGTAAAGCACGTGCAACAGGCGTGGGCGGCGAAGTTATTTGCTACGTAGCTTAA
- the rplF gene encoding 50S ribosomal protein L6 — protein sequence MSRVGKSPITVPKGAEININGANVTVKGPLGTLTHNLHPSVGLKQADGVLTVVLNNDSPEAGAQSGTARALVNNMVVGVTTGFERKLSLVGVGYRAAAQGETLKLQLGFSHDIIYNLPKGVKAETPSQTEIIIKGSNKQQVGQVAAEVRAYRSPEPYKGKGVRYVDEVVHLKETKKK from the coding sequence ATGTCCCGCGTAGGTAAATCACCAATTACAGTTCCTAAAGGCGCTGAAATCAATATCAATGGTGCAAACGTGACTGTTAAAGGCCCATTGGGTACTTTGACGCATAACTTGCACCCTTCTGTTGGTTTGAAACAAGCAGATGGCGTATTGACAGTTGTTTTGAATAACGACTCACCAGAAGCTGGTGCACAGTCAGGTACAGCCCGTGCTTTGGTAAACAACATGGTTGTCGGCGTAACTACTGGCTTTGAGCGCAAGCTCAGCCTGGTAGGCGTTGGCTATCGTGCTGCAGCTCAAGGTGAAACATTGAAATTGCAGTTGGGTTTCTCACACGACATTATTTACAACCTTCCAAAGGGTGTAAAGGCGGAGACTCCATCGCAAACCGAAATCATTATTAAAGGTTCCAACAAGCAGCAAGTTGGCCAGGTCGCAGCCGAAGTTCGCGCATACCGTTCACCAGAGCCATACAAAGGCAAGGGTGTTCGCTACGTGGATGAGGTTGTGCATCTGAAAGAAACTAAGAAGAAGTAA
- the rplR gene encoding 50S ribosomal protein L18, translating to MNKDESRQRRARQTRIRIAEALANRLTVIRSNTHISAQVYSPCGTKVVAAASTMEKELRQAIKNGGNAEAAKQIGKLVAERAVKAGIVDVAFDRSGHRYHGRIKALAEAAREAGLKF from the coding sequence ATGAATAAAGACGAATCCAGACAAAGACGCGCTCGGCAGACTCGTATTCGCATTGCCGAAGCATTGGCAAATCGCTTAACAGTTATCCGTAGCAACACACACATTTCTGCACAGGTATATAGCCCATGCGGAACCAAAGTTGTAGCAGCCGCTTCAACAATGGAAAAAGAATTGCGCCAAGCGATCAAAAACGGCGGCAACGCTGAAGCGGCAAAACAAATCGGCAAATTAGTTGCTGAGCGTGCTGTTAAAGCAGGCATTGTTGATGTTGCATTTGATCGTTCCGGTCATCGTTACCACGGCCGTATTAAGGCCTTAGCTGAAGCTGCGCGTGAAGCCGGCCTGAAGTTCTAA
- the rpsE gene encoding 30S ribosomal protein S5, whose translation MAKMQTKMQNEERDDGLREKMIAVNRVTKVVKGGRILGFAALTVVGDGDGRIGMGKGKSKEVPVAVQKAMDEARRKMIKVTLRKGTLQHTVTGQHGASRVLISPAKDGTGIIAGGPMRAIFDVMGVTNVVAKSLGSTNPYNLVRATIDGLSKMSTPAEIAAKRGKSVEEILG comes from the coding sequence ATGGCAAAAATGCAAACTAAGATGCAAAACGAAGAGCGTGATGATGGTCTTCGCGAGAAGATGATCGCTGTTAACCGTGTAACTAAGGTGGTTAAGGGTGGTCGTATTCTCGGCTTCGCTGCACTCACTGTTGTTGGCGATGGCGATGGCCGCATCGGCATGGGTAAAGGCAAATCAAAAGAAGTTCCAGTTGCTGTTCAAAAAGCAATGGATGAAGCTCGTCGCAAGATGATCAAAGTAACTTTGCGCAAAGGTACTTTGCAGCACACTGTTACTGGTCAACATGGCGCGTCACGCGTTTTGATTTCACCAGCTAAAGACGGTACTGGAATTATTGCTGGCGGCCCAATGCGCGCAATTTTCGACGTAATGGGTGTAACTAACGTGGTTGCTAAGTCACTTGGCTCTACAAACCCGTACAACTTGGTTCGTGCAACCATTGATGGTTTGAGCAAGATGAGTACTCCTGCTGAGATTGCTGCGAAGCGCGGTAAGTCAGTTGAAGAGATTCTCGGCTAA
- the rpmD gene encoding 50S ribosomal protein L30, which produces MTTSNSKVKLQLVRSLIGTRESHRATVRGLGLRRINSVSELEDTPAVRGMINKVSYLVKVVS; this is translated from the coding sequence ATGACAACATCTAACTCCAAAGTCAAACTGCAATTAGTACGCAGCTTGATCGGTACACGCGAAAGCCACCGTGCAACTGTACGAGGCTTAGGCCTTCGTCGTATCAATTCAGTTTCTGAATTGGAAGACACTCCAGCTGTTCGCGGCATGATTAATAAAGTTTCTTATCTAGTTAAAGTTGTTAGCTAA
- the rplO gene encoding 50S ribosomal protein L15, giving the protein MELNTLKPAEGSKKNRRRVGRGIGSGLGKTAGRGHKGQKSRSGGFHKVGFEGGQMPMYRRLPKRGFVSLTRRHVGQITLNDLAKINLPEVDLLVLKAHGFAGEQINAVKVVKTGELKIAVTLKGITATAGAKAAIEAAGGKLLEAA; this is encoded by the coding sequence ATGGAACTCAATACACTTAAGCCCGCAGAGGGCTCCAAGAAAAACCGTCGTCGCGTAGGTCGCGGCATTGGTTCTGGTCTTGGCAAAACTGCTGGCCGTGGTCACAAAGGTCAAAAATCCCGTTCCGGCGGCTTCCACAAGGTTGGATTCGAGGGCGGTCAGATGCCAATGTACCGTCGTTTGCCAAAACGCGGTTTCGTATCTTTGACACGTCGTCACGTTGGTCAAATTACATTGAACGACCTAGCAAAAATCAATTTGCCAGAGGTGGACTTATTGGTTTTGAAAGCACATGGTTTTGCTGGCGAGCAAATCAATGCTGTTAAGGTTGTTAAGACAGGTGAACTCAAGATTGCCGTAACCCTTAAGGGCATTACAGCGACTGCTGGTGCAAAAGCAGCTATCGAAGCAGCTGGCGGCAAATTGCTTGAAGCGGCTTAA
- the secY gene encoding preprotein translocase subunit SecY: MALAPTNNTGTAAGGKFGELRQRLIFLVLALLVFRLGAHIPVPGIDPDQLAQLFAGQKDGILGMFNLFSGGALSRFTVFALGIMPYISASIIMQLMTIVVPSLESLKKEGQAGQRKITQYTRYGTVFLATFQALGISVALQAQPGLVVNPGLMFELNTVVTLVTGTMFLMWLGEQITERGLGNGISIIIFGGIVSGLPNALASLLELVRTGSMNIISALLIVVICVAVTYFVVFVERGQRRILVNYAKRQVGNKIYGGQSSYFPLKLNMAGVIPPIFASSIILFPATIAGWFTSGEPGNIVSRIIKDLAATLAPGQPVYTILYAAAIIFFCFFYTALVFNSRETAENLKKSGAFVPGIRPGDQTARYIDKILVRLTLAGAIYMVLVCLLPEFLVLKYNVPFYFGGTSLLIIVVVAMDFMAQVQSFVMQQQYGSLMKKANFKMGA; the protein is encoded by the coding sequence ATGGCTTTAGCACCTACCAATAACACAGGCACTGCAGCAGGAGGCAAGTTTGGCGAATTACGTCAACGCTTGATTTTCTTGGTGTTGGCTTTGCTCGTGTTCCGTTTAGGTGCACATATTCCAGTTCCTGGTATCGATCCAGACCAACTGGCACAATTATTTGCTGGCCAAAAAGACGGCATCTTGGGAATGTTTAACTTGTTCTCAGGCGGCGCGTTATCTCGCTTTACTGTATTTGCCCTGGGAATCATGCCCTATATTTCTGCATCGATCATCATGCAGTTGATGACTATCGTTGTGCCTTCATTAGAGTCTTTGAAAAAAGAAGGTCAAGCGGGTCAACGTAAGATTACTCAGTACACCCGTTATGGCACAGTATTTTTAGCAACTTTCCAGGCACTGGGAATCTCCGTTGCTTTGCAAGCTCAGCCAGGCTTAGTAGTAAATCCAGGTTTGATGTTTGAACTCAATACCGTAGTGACTTTGGTCACTGGCACGATGTTCTTGATGTGGCTAGGTGAACAAATCACTGAGCGCGGTTTAGGTAACGGCATCTCCATCATCATTTTTGGCGGTATCGTTTCCGGCTTGCCGAATGCATTGGCAAGCTTATTAGAGCTAGTTCGTACTGGTTCGATGAATATCATTTCTGCATTGCTGATTGTTGTAATTTGCGTAGCAGTAACTTATTTTGTAGTATTTGTAGAGCGTGGTCAGCGCCGTATCTTGGTGAACTACGCTAAGCGTCAGGTTGGCAATAAGATTTATGGCGGCCAGTCTTCTTATTTCCCATTGAAGCTAAATATGGCAGGTGTTATTCCCCCAATTTTTGCTTCATCCATTATTTTGTTCCCTGCAACGATTGCTGGTTGGTTCACATCAGGCGAACCAGGCAATATCGTCAGCAGAATCATTAAGGACTTGGCGGCAACCTTAGCTCCAGGTCAGCCTGTGTACACCATTTTGTACGCAGCAGCGATTATTTTCTTCTGTTTCTTCTATACCGCTTTGGTGTTTAACAGCCGCGAGACTGCTGAGAATTTGAAGAAGAGTGGTGCATTCGTTCCAGGTATTCGCCCGGGTGATCAAACAGCGCGCTATATCGACAAGATCTTGGTGCGTTTGACATTGGCTGGTGCGATTTACATGGTTTTGGTTTGTTTGCTACCAGAATTTTTAGTCTTGAAGTACAACGTGCCGTTCTATTTTGGCGGTACTTCATTGTTGATTATTGTTGTTGTTGCGATGGATTTTATGGCTCAAGTTCAGTCATTTGTGATGCAGCAGCAGTACGGTTCTTTGATGAAAAAAGCTAACTTTAAGATGGGCGCCTAA
- the infA gene encoding translation initiation factor IF-1, with amino-acid sequence MSKDDVIQMAGEIVENLPNAMFRVKLENGHVVLGHISGKMRMHYIRILPGDKVTVEMTPYDLTRARIIFRAK; translated from the coding sequence ATGTCTAAAGACGATGTAATTCAGATGGCGGGTGAGATTGTAGAAAATTTGCCGAATGCGATGTTTCGCGTGAAGCTAGAAAACGGACACGTGGTTCTTGGGCACATTTCTGGAAAGATGCGGATGCACTACATTCGCATTTTGCCGGGAGATAAGGTAACGGTGGAGATGACTCCTTACGACCTGACGCGCGCCAGAATCATATTCCGGGCGAAGTAA
- the rpmJ gene encoding 50S ribosomal protein L36 → MKVLASVKCICRNCKIIKRKRVVRVICSSDARHKQRQG, encoded by the coding sequence ATGAAAGTTTTAGCATCCGTTAAGTGTATTTGCAGAAATTGCAAGATCATTAAGCGCAAACGCGTTGTGCGCGTGATCTGTTCTTCAGACGCACGTCATAAGCAGCGTCAAGGCTGA
- the rpsM gene encoding 30S ribosomal protein S13: protein MARIAGVNIPNHQHTVIGLTAIFGIGTTRANKICQTTGVAINKKVKDLTDADLEKLRDEVGKFITEGDLRREVTMSIKRLMDLGCYRGVRHRKGLPVRGQRTKTNARTRKGPRKSGVQLKK, encoded by the coding sequence ATGGCACGTATCGCTGGGGTAAACATCCCAAATCATCAACATACTGTTATCGGTTTAACAGCAATTTTTGGTATTGGCACAACTCGTGCTAACAAAATTTGTCAAACCACGGGTGTTGCAATCAATAAAAAAGTTAAAGATCTTACTGACGCTGACTTGGAAAAGTTACGTGATGAAGTAGGTAAGTTCATTACCGAAGGTGACCTTCGTCGTGAAGTAACTATGAGCATCAAGCGTTTGATGGACTTAGGTTGCTACCGTGGCGTACGCCATCGCAAGGGCTTGCCTGTACGTGGTCAACGTACTAAGACTAATGCGCGTACCCGTAAGGGCCCACGCAAGTCTGGCGTGCAACTGAAGAAATAA
- the rpsK gene encoding 30S ribosomal protein S11: protein MAKQQSASAASQRTRKKVKKNVADGIAHVHASFNNTIITITDRQGNALSWATSGGQGFKGSRKSTPFAAQVAAEVAGKAAVECGIKNLEVQIKGPGPGRESAVRALNSLGIKITEIQDVTPVPHNGCRPPKRRRI from the coding sequence ATGGCAAAACAACAATCCGCTTCCGCCGCATCACAGCGCACTCGAAAGAAAGTTAAAAAGAACGTTGCTGACGGTATTGCACACGTTCACGCTTCTTTTAATAACACCATCATTACGATCACTGATCGTCAAGGAAATGCGCTTTCATGGGCAACTTCTGGCGGCCAGGGCTTCAAGGGCTCGCGTAAGTCAACACCTTTTGCTGCTCAGGTAGCTGCAGAAGTTGCTGGTAAAGCTGCAGTTGAATGCGGTATCAAGAATTTGGAAGTTCAGATCAAGGGCCCGGGCCCAGGTCGTGAATCAGCAGTTCGCGCTTTGAACTCTTTGGGCATCAAGATCACTGAGATTCAAGACGTCACTCCAGTTCCACACAATGGTTGCCGTCCTCCTAAGCGTCGTCGTATCTAA
- the rpsD gene encoding 30S ribosomal protein S4, translating to MARYLGPKAKLARREGTDLFLKSARRALSDKCKLDTKPGQHGRTSGSRTSDYGNQLREKQKVKRIYGVLERQFRRYFAEAERRKGNTGETLLQLLESRLDNVVYRMGFGSTRAEARQLVSHCAILLNGSPVNIPSIQVKPGDVVAIREKAKKQARITESLNLVQQMSAVTWVSVDATKLEGTFKQVPDREDISGEINESLIVELYSR from the coding sequence GTGGCACGTTACTTAGGGCCTAAGGCCAAATTAGCACGTCGGGAAGGTACCGACTTATTTTTAAAGAGCGCACGTCGCGCCCTGTCAGACAAGTGCAAGTTAGATACTAAGCCTGGTCAACATGGTCGTACATCTGGCTCAAGAACATCGGATTACGGCAATCAATTGCGTGAAAAGCAAAAGGTTAAGCGTATTTATGGCGTTTTAGAGCGTCAATTCCGCCGTTACTTCGCAGAAGCTGAGCGTCGTAAGGGCAACACTGGTGAAACATTGCTCCAGTTGCTTGAGTCACGTCTCGACAACGTGGTTTATCGCATGGGCTTTGGTTCAACCCGTGCTGAAGCGCGTCAGTTGGTTTCTCATTGTGCAATTTTGCTCAATGGTAGTCCAGTGAATATCCCATCTATTCAGGTTAAGCCTGGTGATGTTGTTGCAATTCGTGAAAAAGCGAAGAAGCAAGCGCGTATTACAGAATCATTGAATTTAGTTCAGCAAATGTCTGCAGTTACCTGGGTTTCAGTTGACGCAACTAAGCTGGAAGGAACATTTAAGCAAGTGCCCGACCGCGAAGATATCAGCGGCGAAATTAATGAAAGTTTGATCGTCGAATTGTATTCACGCTAA